A genome region from Rhodohalobacter mucosus includes the following:
- a CDS encoding acyl-CoA dehydrogenase, which yields MIETTQTIPPLTQLTEDEQMLKEAAADFAESAIKHKVHEMDEAGKLDPQLIREFFEMGLMGIEIPEKYQGGGGSFMMSIVAIEQISRVDASVGVFMDVQNTLVNNAFLRWGSDEVKEKFLPLLATEKVGAYCLSEAGSGSDAFALKCAAKKDGDHYVLNGTKLWITNANEADIFLVFANINPDAGYKGITAFIVERGMEGFSVSKKENKLGIRASSTCELLLEDVKVPEENVLGEVGKGYKVAIETLNEGRIGIGAQMIGIAQGALDAAVAYTKERKQFGKAVADFQGVQFQLAKMATELEMARLLVYNAARLKEAGQPFLKEAAMAKYYSSEVAENISSKAIDLFGGYGYVKEYPVEKFYRDSKIGKIYEGTSNMQLQTIAKILLKEG from the coding sequence ATGATAGAAACGACACAAACTATTCCTCCGCTTACACAGCTTACAGAAGACGAACAGATGCTGAAGGAAGCAGCAGCGGATTTTGCCGAATCGGCCATCAAGCATAAAGTGCATGAAATGGACGAGGCCGGAAAACTGGACCCGCAGCTGATCCGGGAGTTCTTTGAAATGGGTTTAATGGGGATCGAAATCCCGGAAAAATACCAGGGGGGTGGCGGATCTTTTATGATGAGCATTGTGGCGATTGAGCAGATATCCCGTGTTGATGCCTCCGTCGGAGTATTTATGGATGTTCAGAACACCCTGGTGAACAATGCTTTTCTTAGATGGGGAAGTGATGAGGTTAAAGAGAAGTTTTTGCCGTTGCTGGCCACCGAAAAAGTTGGTGCATACTGCCTTTCGGAAGCCGGATCAGGAAGCGATGCTTTTGCACTTAAGTGTGCTGCAAAAAAGGATGGCGACCACTATGTTTTAAATGGCACCAAGCTTTGGATTACCAATGCGAATGAAGCGGATATTTTTCTTGTCTTTGCCAATATAAATCCGGACGCAGGGTATAAGGGCATTACTGCATTTATTGTTGAACGCGGTATGGAGGGCTTTTCCGTTTCTAAAAAAGAAAACAAGCTCGGAATCCGGGCAAGTTCCACATGCGAATTGCTTCTTGAAGATGTTAAGGTACCCGAAGAAAATGTGCTTGGAGAAGTAGGAAAAGGATATAAAGTGGCGATAGAGACACTGAATGAAGGGCGTATCGGAATAGGTGCACAGATGATTGGCATCGCACAGGGTGCACTCGATGCCGCAGTAGCTTATACAAAAGAACGCAAGCAGTTTGGCAAAGCTGTTGCAGATTTCCAGGGTGTGCAGTTTCAGCTTGCAAAAATGGCAACTGAACTGGAAATGGCCCGTCTTCTGGTGTACAACGCAGCAAGGCTCAAAGAGGCAGGTCAGCCTTTTTTGAAAGAGGCTGCAATGGCTAAATACTACAGTTCAGAAGTTGCGGAAAATATTAGCTCGAAGGCAATTGACCTGTTTGGCGGTTACGGGTACGTGAAAGAGTATCCTGTAGAGAAGTTCTACAGAGACTCAAAGATTGGCAAAATCTACGAAGGTACGTCCAATATGCAGCTCCAAACCATCGCCAAAATTCTTCTTAAGGAAGGATAA